The following DNA comes from Buttiauxella agrestis.
TGAAATCTCCTTTTATTGCGCTGAACATGGCCGCAATTCCAAAGGATTTGATTGAGTCTGAGCTGTTTGGCCACGAGAAAGGCGCATTCACCGGTGCCAATCAAATTCGCCAGGGACGTTTTGAGCAGTCTGATGGTGGCACGCTTTTCCTTGATGAAATCGGCGATATGCCGATGGATGTGCAAACTCGCTTGCTGCGTGTATTAGCCGATGGGCAGTTTTATCGCGTTGGCGGGTATGCGCCGGTGAAAGTCGACGTCCGTATTATTGCCGCGACTCACCAGAACCTTGAGTTGCGCGTGCAGGAAGGGAAATTTCGCGAGGATTTATTCCACCGTCTGAACGTGATTCGTGTGCATCTGCCACCGTTGCGTGAACGCCGTGAGGATATTCCGCGCCTGGCCCGCCATTTCTTACAAGTGGCAGCTCAGGAATTAGGCGTAGAAGCCAAGTTGCTGCATCCTGAAACTGAAAATGCTTTAACGCGCCTGGCCTGGCCTGGTAACGTGCGCCAACTGGAAAACACCTGCCGCTGGTTAACAGTGATGGCGGCAGGCCAGGAAGTGTTGATTCAGGATTTACCGGCAGAATTGTTCGAAACCACCATTCCCGATAGCCCGACGCATTCGCAATCGGACAACTGGGCAACACTTCTGGCTCAATGGGCCGACCGGGCATTACGTTCCGGTCATCAGAATTTACTTTCTGAGGCACAGCCAGAAATGGAGCGCACCTTGCTAACAACGGCGCTGCGTCATACGCAAGGTCACAAGCAGGAAGCCGCGAGATTACTCGGCTGGGGGCGCAATACCCTGACGCGTAAGTTAAAAGAGTTGGGGATGGAGTAACAAAAAGGCGGCTTTCAAGCCGCCTTTAGTTTTATATGACACGCGAGAATTGTTGCAGTCGCGCCTTCTGACGCAAGTAACTATCAAAACACATGCAGATATTACGGATTAGCAGGCGCCCTTTTGCCGTTACCTGAATATGTTTACTGTCGATATCCACCAGCCCATCTTTCGCCAACGGTTCCAACAGTTTTAAATCCTCTGCGAAATACTCGGCAAAATTCAGATCCCAAAGCTGCTCTATTTCGGCAAATTTAAGCTGGAAGTTGCAGATAAGTGCTTTGATAACGTCTCGACGAATGCAGTCATCACGGGTGAGTACCAGGCCACGCCACAGCGCATCGCCCTGGCTATCAACCTGTTGATAATAGGTTTTAAGCTCTTTCTGGTTCTGAGCATAACAGT
Coding sequences within:
- the glnG gene encoding nitrogen regulation protein NR(I), giving the protein MQRGIVWIVDDDSSIRWVLERALTGAGLSCTTFESGSEVLNALATKTPDVLLSDIRMPGMDGLALLKQIKQRHPMLPVIIMTAHSDLEAAVSAYQQGAFDYLPKPFDIDEAVALVERAISHYLEQQQPRNVQVNGPTTDIIGEAPAMQDVFRIIGRLSRSSISVLINGESGTGKELVAHALHRHSPRVKSPFIALNMAAIPKDLIESELFGHEKGAFTGANQIRQGRFEQSDGGTLFLDEIGDMPMDVQTRLLRVLADGQFYRVGGYAPVKVDVRIIAATHQNLELRVQEGKFREDLFHRLNVIRVHLPPLRERREDIPRLARHFLQVAAQELGVEAKLLHPETENALTRLAWPGNVRQLENTCRWLTVMAAGQEVLIQDLPAELFETTIPDSPTHSQSDNWATLLAQWADRALRSGHQNLLSEAQPEMERTLLTTALRHTQGHKQEAARLLGWGRNTLTRKLKELGME